A DNA window from Hordeum vulgare subsp. vulgare chromosome 1H, MorexV3_pseudomolecules_assembly, whole genome shotgun sequence contains the following coding sequences:
- the LOC123427188 gene encoding uncharacterized protein YwkD, with translation MAMRCLSSLPLLSASGSGKACAVVRTHHTPSAAAHRRIRTHMSVATGSEQALTAKEQSQEPDYGVVSMHHVGILCENLERSMAFYQDILGLKVNPARPNDKLPYRGAWLWVGSEMIHLMELPNPDPLTGRPEHGGRDRHTCIAIRDVLKLKEIFDKAEISYTLSKSGRPAIFARDPDGNALEFTQV, from the exons ATGGCGATGAGGTgcctctcttctctccctctcctctccgcaTCCGGCTCCGGAAAGGCCTGCGCTGTGGTCAGAACGCATCACACTCCCTCTGCCGCCGCGCACCGCCGGATCCGGACCCACATGTCGGTGGCCACCGGCAGTGAGCAGGCCCTGACGGCCAAGGAGCAGTCCCAGG AACCTGACTATGGAGTTGTTAGTATGCACCATGTTGGAATACTATGTGAAAATCTTGAAAGGTCGATGGCATTCTACCAGGACATCCTTG GTCTAAAGGTGAATCCTGCTAGGCCAAATGACAAGCTTCCTTACAGAGGTGCTTGGCTCTGGGTTGGTTCTGAGATGATCCACTTGATGGAGCTGCCAAATCCGGATCCACTGACAGGACGCCCAGAGCATGGCGGGCGTGATCGTCATACCTGTATAGCAATCAGAGATGTCTTGAAGTTGAAAGAAATCTTTGACAAAGCGG AAATCAGCTACACACTCAGCAAATCTGGGCGTCCAGCGATCTTTGCACGAGACCCGGATGGAAACGCGTTGGAATTTACACAAGTGTAG